The DNA window CCCGGCCCCGTTCGCGCCCGGGGCGCCGATCACCGTCATCCCGCCCACCGACCGGCTGCCGGAGCTGATGGCCGCGGCCGACCTCGTCGTGACCGCCGCGGGCTCGGCCATCTGGGAGCTGCTCTATCTCGGCGTGCCCACGGCGCTGAGCTGGGTGGCCGGCAACCAGCGCATCGGCTACGACGAGCTGGTGGGCAGGGGCGTGGCGGCGGGGCTCGGCCGCGAGCCCGGCCCCGAGGCCGTCGCGGCCCTGGCCCGACTGCTGACGGACCCGGCCGCCCGCGAGGAGCACGGCCGCCGGGGCGCCGGCCTGGTGGACGGCCGGGGCAGGGAGCGCGTCGCGGACGCCCTCCTCGCGCTGGTCAGATGAGGTCCCAGGTCAGCGGCGTACCCTTCGGCACGTCGCGGACGAACCTCCGCCCCGTCACCTCGCGCACCGCGTCCGGCGGCAGCCCGCCCGCGGGCCGGATCGAACGCACGTTGCCCGGCCCCACCTCCTCACCGGCCCGCACGTCGCGCACCACGTAGAGCGAGCGGCGGAACCGCAGCCCCTCCCGCTCGGACGGCCGCGGCCCGAGCACCGGCTCGCCCAGCGCCTCCCAGGCCCGCGCGCTCTCCGTCACCAGCGCCGCCAGCTCGGCCGGCTCCAGCGAGAACGCGGCGTCCACCCCGCCGTCGGCCCGCGCCAGCGTGACGTGCTTCTCGATCAGGCACGCGCCCAGCGCCACGGCCGCCAGCGGCACGCCGATGCCGGGCGTGTGGTCGGAGACGCCGACGACCTCGCCGGTGAGCGCGGCCAGCAGCGGCAGCGCCCGCAGGTTGCTCTCCGAGGGCGCCGCCGGGTAGGAGGCCGTGCAGGCCAGCACCGCGAGCCGGGTGCAGCCCGCCTCCCTGGCGGCGGTCACCGCCGCGTCGATCTCGCCGGCCGTCGCCATGCCGGTCGAGATGATCAGCGGCTTGCCGGTCGCCGCCGCGAGCCGGATCAGCGGCAGGTCCACCAGCTCGGACGAGGCGATCTTGTACGCCGGCACGTCCAGCTTCTCCAGGAACTCGACCGCCGTCGGGTCGAACGGCGAGGAGAAGGCGGCGAGCCCCCGCTCCCGTGCCCGCGCGAACAGCGGCTCGTGCCACTCCCACGGCGTCATGGCCCGCTGGAAGAGCTGGTAGAGGCGTTCCCCGCCCCACAGCGAGTGCGCGTCGCCCAGCCGGAACGCCGGCCCGTCGGCATCGACGGTGAGCGTGTCCGGTGTGTACGTCTGCAGCTTCAGCGCGTGCGCCCCGGCGTCGGCCACCGCGTCGACGATGGCGAGGGCCCGCTCCAGGCTGCCGTTGTGGTTGCCGGACAGCTCGGCCACGACGTACGGCGGATGGCCCGGCCCGACGGCCCGGCCCGCGATGGAGATCATGTGTGTTCCCTCCTGAGCTCGATGGCCACGACGTCGCGCGGCACCCCGCCGACGTCCCGGCGGTAGGTGGCGACCTCGGCGAAGCCGAAGCGCCGGTGCAGGGACCTGACCGGCTCGTTGTCGGCCAGCACCTCACCCCGCAGGACCGTGAGGCCGAGCGGGCCGAAGGCGTGCGCGACGGCCGCCCGCTCCAGCCCGGCCCAGGCCCGCAGCAGCGCGCCCGACCGTTCGAGGCCGTCGAGGTCGAGGTAGAAGCCCCAGGTGGCGCCGGTGGGGGACAGGTTGGAGTAGGCGACCACCCCGGCCGGGACGCCGTCGTGGTCGTAGATCAGCACCCGCCGGGTGGCGTCGGCGCGCACGGCCGCCCACCAGCGGGCGTGCTCGTCGGCGCCGATCTCGTGCGTGGTGAAGCTGGCCGCGCGCACCCGCGGGTGGTTGCGCCAGCGCCGCATGGCCGGGAGGTCGTCGTCGTGCGCATCGCGAAGCATTCGGCCCCCTACCGTTCGTGCCCGTCCTGATGCTCAACGTAGCCGATCGCGCCGCCCGGTAAAGAGCTCTTCAGGCGGGGGTCCCCGGCGCGGGCGGCGCGGCATGCTGCCCTCGAACGCACTCCCGCGAGGTCAAGGAGCCGTATCGGCATGATCCCCCTGCTCAGCGTCATCGTCCCGTTCCACAACGTGGAGCCCTACATCACCGAGTGCCTGAAGTCGCTCGCCGTCCAGACGCTGGACGACCTGGAGGTCGTCCTGGTGGACGACGGCTCCGCCGACGGCAGCAGGCGCGTCGCCGAGGGCTTCGCCGCCACCGATCCCCGTTTCGTGCTCGTCACGCAGCGCAACGAGGGGCCGGGTCCGGCCCGCAACGCCGGGATCCGGCGGGCGCGCGGCACGTACCTGGCCTTCGCCGACGCCGACGACGTCGTGCCGCCCGAGGCGTACGAGCGGATGGTCGGCAAGCTCGCCGAGACCGGCTCCGACCTCGCCTGCGGGGCGGTGGGGCGGCTCGTGGACGGCGTGCTGGAGGAGTCCACGCTGCACGAGAGGGTGTTCCGGCGGCCGGTGCTGTGCACGCACATCACCGACAAGCAGGTGCTCGTACGCGACCGCACGGTGTGGAACAAGGTCTACCGGCGCGACTTCTGGGAGCGCGCCGGGCTGGCCTTCCCCGCCGGCATCTACGAGGACGTGCCGGTCGCCATGCAGGCCCACGTGCTCGCCACCAGCGTGGACATGCTGGGCGAGGTGGTCTACCACTGGCGGCGGCGCGAGGAGGGGGAGGACTCGATCACCCAGCGCCGCAACGAGCTGTCCAACCTCAACGAGCGCCTGACCGCCATCCGCTCGGTGCGGGCCTTCCTCGACGAGCGGGCGCCCGAGCTGCTCGACGGCTTCGACGCGCTGGTGCTGGAGAAGGACATCCTCTTCCTGTTCCAGGCGCTGGAGAGGTGCGAGGAGCCCGGCCCGCTGCTCGACCTGGCCCGCGCCTGGGTGGCCGAGCTGGGGCCTGGGGCGGTGGCCGGCGCGCCGTCGCTGCGCCGCCTGGAGCTGCACCTGATGACCCGGGGGCTGGTGGCGGAGCTGCGGAAGGTGCGCGACTTCCGCCGGGCCCGCGCGGAGTCAGGCACCCGCGTGGTGCCGCGCGGCTGGCGCACCACCGGCTGGTACGGCGACTACCCGTTCTTCCGCGACCGCCGGCTGCGCATCCCCGACGAGGTGTTCGACGCCCGCGCCGAGCTCAAGCTGCTGGCCAGGGTCGACTCCTGCGCGTGGACGGGCGCGGAGTACCGCGTGCGCGGCGAGCTGGCCGTCCACCGCGTGGACCGCCGGATCGACCGGATGAACCTGTGGCTGAGCGACGGCCGCCGCAAGGTGCCGCTGGAGGTGAGCAGGACGGGCCGTGGCGGGTTCGTGACCGCGTTCGATCCGGCGCGGCTGGCGGGCGGCGGGCCGGTCTGGCGGCTCCAGGCCCGTACGGAGACCCGCGACCTCGTGCTGAAGGGCTGGTGCAGGGACGGCGCGGCCGGGGGGACGTGGCGATTCACCGTGCCGGGTTGGTCAAGAACCGGCATGGACATCCCCCAGTAGTTCCAGACAGTGATCGTAGGAGCGCGACCCGTGTCCATGCTGGTCTGCATGAGGACCTATTCGCTCGATGACGTCCATGAGACACGCAAGCGGAGAGACTCCTGGTGGACCGTGTATTTCGTGGACCCGGTCGCCTGCCGGGTCGCTCTCCCCGTCGCCAACCGCACCCGGATCACGCCCAACGGCCTGACCGTGCTCTCGCTGGTCCTCGGCGTGGCGTCGGCCGTCTGTTTCGCTACGAACCAGCTTGTAGCGGGCGCCGCGGTCTTCTATCTCAGCTTCATGATCGACTGCGTGGACGGCAAAATCGCCCGGCTGAAGGGCACGGGGACGCCCTTCGGCCTCTGGCTCGACTACGTGGGGGACCGGATCAGGGTCGTGCTGTGCGCGGCGGGCCTGGCGTACGGGCAGTACGCGCTCACCGGCGAGGTCGGCTACGTGGTCCTCGGCGCGGCGGTGGCCGTGCTGGACCTGTTCAGGTACGTCAACGCGCCGCAGATGAAGCGGGTCCGGGAGGCCGTCAGGGACGAGCGCCAGGGGGTGGCGCACGGGACGGCGGAGCCGCTGGGGCCGGCGCTGGAGGCCATGGAGCCGCTGGACGAGGACACCCAGCCGCTGGAGCGGGCGCCGCGCTCGTCCGGCTTCTTCCGGCGGCTGAACAGGTTCCTGGCCCGGCACCGGGTGCGCTCGCACCTGATCAGCGGCATCGAGTTCCACGCGGCGGTGTTCGTGATCGCGCCTCTTGCGGGGGCATGGGCGCTGATCCCGCTGGCCGCGGCGGCCGGGGTGCTGCTGCTCGTCAACGAGGTCTTTCTTGTCTACCGGATGTGGCGCTTCACGCGCAGGCACGCCGTCGCCTCCTCTCGGGAGAGCCGAGAGCACGTTCTCGTCTAAGTTTTCGGGGGTTAGTACGAAATGTCCGACAGGCCAGTCTTCGTCATCGGATGCCCGCGCTCCGGCACCACGATGCTCCAGCTCATGCTGCACTCGCACCCGCACATGGCGGTGCCGCCCGAGACGCGCTTCCTCGTTCCCGCTTATTACCGCCGCCGCGCCTGGGGCGACCTGCGGATCGACTCGCGCCGCAGGGCGCTCGCGCAGTGGATCGCCACCGACCGCAGCACCAAGTTCCGCGAGCTCAAGATCGACAAGGACGAGTTCGTCCAGCAGGCCGTCGAGGGCCCCGGCTCGCTCGGCTCCGTGTTCGGCACGGCCTTCCGCATGTACGCCGACCGCTTCGACAAGGCCCGCTGGGGCGACAAGCGGCCGAGCTACGTCAAGCAGGTCGACATGCTGCTGCGGCTCTTCCCCGACGCCCAGTTCATCCACCTCATCAGGGACGGCCGCGACTGCGTGGCCTCGCTGAAGGAGATGCCCTGGTACACCCTGGACTCCTTCCACGCCGTATCCACCTGGGCCGAGGCGATCGACGCGGGGGCCAAGCTCAAGCGCACCCTGCCCGAGGACACCTACTACGAGCTGCGCTACGAGGACCTCACCGACGACCCCGCGACCGAGCTGAAGAAGCTCTGCCACTTCCTGGAGGAGGACTTCTCCTCGGCGATGATCTCCCCGCGCGAGGCGGCCAGCGTCGCGGTGCCCGAGCACAAGGTGTGGCACAGCAACACGCACGGCGAGGTCATCCGCAGCCGCGTCGGGAGCTGGGCCAACCGGCTCGACGACTGGGAGATCTCCCTGTGCGAGCACATGCTCGGCGACCGCCTGGAGGCCATGGGCTACGAGCTGACCGGCGCGGCCAGGCCGGCCAAGGAGCACATCATCGCCGCCCAGAAGACCATGCAGAAGCGCAAGGCCAGCCGCATGCGCAAGCACATGCGCGACCGCCTCAACCGGCTGCGCGAGCCCAGCCCGGTGGCCGCCATGCTGACCACGCGCCAGCGCTCCCTGGCCGGCGTGCCGCGCCAGCGCACCGAGATCACGGAGCCCGCCCTCTAGCGATCGACGTGGGCGAACAGCCGCTCCCAGCCGTCCAGCACGTGGCCGAGGCGGAACGCCTCGGCCCGTGCGCGGGCGTCGGCCCCCAGCCGCCGCCGCTCCTCCACGGAATCCGCCAGCCGGCCCAGCTCGGCCGCGAAGGCGGCCACGTCACCCGGCGGCACCAGCACCTGGCCCGCCGACCGCACGCCGCCCGAGACGTCGAAGGCCACCGACGGCACCCCGTGCGCCCCCGACTCCAGCAGCACGACGGGCAGGCCCTCGTGCTCGCTGGTCAGCCCCACCACCGACGCCGCCAGGTACTCGGCGGTCATGCCGGCCGCGGGGACCCGGCCGCGGAAGACCACCCGCCCGGCCACGCCCTCCCGCTCGGCGTGCGCGCGCAGCCGCTCCCGCTCGCCGCCGTCGCCGATCAGGTGCAGCTCCCACGGCTCCGGCACACCGGAACGGGCGAACGCGCTGATCAGCCGGTCGAACCGCTTGACCCCCTCCAGCCGGCCGACGCCCAGCACCCGGGGGACGTCGAGCGCGGCCATCCGCTCCGGCCAGTGGGCCAGCGGGTTGGGCAGCGCCCAGGCGTTCGGCAGCAGGGCGTGCTCGGCGAAGCTCCAGGCGTCGTCCTCGCTCAGGAAGACCGCCTGGTCCAGGTCGGCGTAGTGCTTCCTGATCGAGCCCAGGTGCCAGCAGCCCCGGGCGTGGTCGTACGAGCCGTGGTACTGGCCGATCGGCCGGAACCCGGCGGGCACCAGGTCCCGCACCCGGATCACCGCCGACGGCGAGGTCATCACCGCGTACCCCGGCTCGATCCGGCCGAGCAGCCGGCGCAGCCGCCGGTCGGCGCGGGCGCGGGCCAGGCGGTTGCCGGGCTCGGCGCGGCTGATCACGTGGTGGTGGTAGCGCGGGCGGTCCACGTACCGGAACGGGGAGCGGGCCCGGTGCAGGCCGATGACGTGCACCTCGTGGCCGCGCCCCGCCAGGCCCTGGGCGAGGGTGTGCGTGACCTGCTGGACGCCGCCCAGCGTGTCGGCGTCCACGCAGGCGAAGACGACGCTGCTCATCGGCGCGCCCCCGGGCCCGGGCCGAAGAAGTCGTCCACGATCCTGGCCGCCGCGTCGCCGCGCTCGTCGGCGCACCACAGCTCCCGGAAGGCCGCGTAGCGGGCGGCGTGGGCCGCGTGCTCCTCGTCCAGGCGCCGCAGCACGTCCACCAGCTCCTCGGTCGTGGTCACGCACGGGCCGGGGGCGATGGCGGGCAGGTCGTGGTAGACGCCGCGCTCGGACAGCCGGTACTCGTCCCAGTCGTCGATGTAGAACACCATCGGCCTGCCGGTGATCGCGTAGTCGCACATCAGGGACGAGTAGTCGGTCAGCAGCGCGTCCGAGGCCAGCATCAGGTCGTTGACCTCCGGGTAGCGCCCGGCGAAGCGGACGAAGTGCCTGAGGTGCTCGGGCGTCTCGTAGCGCTCCACCGGATGGGTGCGCAGCACCACCACCCACTCCCCGGCCAGCTCCTCGGCCAGCAGCTCCAGGTCGGCCCGTACCGACCGGCCGCTGCCCACGGCCCGGTCGCGGTAGGTGGGCGCGTAGAGCAGGACCCGCCGGCCCGGTGGAAGGTCCAGGAGCCCGCGCACGTCGCCGGTCGGCTCGCCGCGTACGAGGGCGTCGCAGCGCGGCGTGCCGTACCGGTAGACCGTGCCGGTGTAGCCGTTGGAGGGCACGAAGATGCGGGAGAACTCCGCGCTCGGCGACACCAGCGCGTCCCACCGCGCCACCGCCGCCCGCCACTGGGCGCGCGGCCGGTCGAAGTCGGAGCGCAGGTCGGGCGCGTCGAAGCCGATCGACTTGATGCCCTGGCCGTGCCAGGTCTGCAGGTAGCGGGTGCCGCGCGGCTTCGGGTAGTCCAGGGGGAAGCCGTGGCTGTCCACCCAGATGCCGGCCCGCGCCATCGTCCAGAGGTGGCGCCAGCTTCCGCGCCGGACCCGCCGGGCGCCGTCCGGGGCGCCGCCGCGGCCCTTGGCCAGCGACCAGACGACCTCGATCGGCAGGTCGCGGCGGCGCAGCTCCTCGTACAGGGCGCGCGGGCTGCCGCAGCAGCCCTTGCCGACGTCGGACTCGAACAGGGCGAGGTCCGGGCGCGGGCGCACCACCCTGACGAGCACCTTGTACGCCCGCAGCTTGTTGCGCGGCGTGCCGACCTCCCGGACGAACCGCCGCCACAGCCGCTCCCGCAGCCGCCGCCCGCGTGAGCGCGCGGTCCGCGGGGCCCGTACGCACAGGTAGGCCGCCTGCCCCTCGGCCTGCACCCGGCCGCCGGGCAGCTCGATCGGCCGCAGGCGCGGGTCCACGATGATCCGGTCGGTCGTGGTGTGCCCGTCCGAGGTCCGGGTGAAGCCGATCCGCGGCTCGCACGTGCCCGCGGGTGTGAAGGCGACCTCGCTGACGTAGCCGCCCTCGCCCGACGGCTCCGGCCTGATGGGGACACGTTCCCTGCCCACCTGCAGGAACGCCGTCCAGTCCACCGGCAGCGCGCCGAACGGGTCGAAGCTCCGCACGGTCATCCGCACCCCGTCCCCCTCGCGGACCAGCTCGCTCACCTCGTGCCGCAGCCGGGCGGCGGCGAAGGGCAGCTCGGCCAGCCGCAGCGGGGTGATGTCCATGCCGGGGGAGACCGTCGTGCCCCAGTACGTGCGCCCGTCGAGCCGCACCGCCGCCCGCGGCGCGGCCCGCGGCCCGGTGAGCGAGCCGGCCGCGACGCGCAGGTCCTCGATCCGGTCGTCGAGGATGAGCCGGCAGCACACCCGCTGCAGCGGCCCGGCCTCCTCCAGCACCTCGGCGGGGACCTGTGCCAGGTACGGGCGGACGATCGCGGCGAACTCCTTGACCCACACCAGGTCGCGGGAGGGCAGCGGGTTGAGGTAGACCCGCAGGTCCTGCCGGACGAAGCGGCGCTGCCGGTGCGGCACCAGGTCGGCGGCCCCGTGGGCGCGCAGCCGGTCGTCGCTGAGCCGGGCGGCGAGGACCCGGTGCCGGACGTTGTCCAGGTCGTCCACGCTCAGCGAGATCGAGGTGGCGTCGCGGGCCCGGTGCCAGAGGTAGACCGTCCACGGCACGACCGCGAAGCGGCGGGCGACGGCGTACAGGTCGGCGGCGAAGACGTGGTCCTCGTAGTCGACGTCCTCGGGGAAGCGCAGCCCCCGCTCGCGCAGCCAGGCCAGGTCGTAGAGCTTGTTGGTGCTGAAGGAGTCGAGGAACAGCTCCGGGTCCTCGCGGATGCCGGTCAGCACCCGGCGGCGGGCGAACAGCGACGGGTAGTACGGCTTGACCTGTCCGCCGGCCTCGTACAGGCGGGAGATCTGCCCCGAGACGAACTCCGCGCCGGTGCGCTCGATCTCGGCGAGGAGGCTCTTGCAGGCGTGCCGGGGCAGCTCGTCGTCGCTGTCGAGGAACATGACGTACGGGGCCGCGGCGGCGTCCGCGCCGTCGTTGCGCGGCGCCCCGCAGTGCCCGCTGTTGACCTTCCTGCGCACGTAGCGCACCCGCGGGTCCTCCGCGACCAGGCTCGCGGCCACCTCCCGCGTGCCGTCCGTGCTCGCGTCGTCGGCGATGATCACTTCGAGGTCGCGCAGCGACTGGCGGAGCACGGAGCGTACGGCCCTGGGCAGGCGGGCGGCGTCGTTGTACGTGATGACGACCACGCTGCAGTCCGGCATCCCAAGTCCCCCCGCTGGTCGAACCACCTGCGGGGAGGGCCCTGCCCCCGACCAGGGGGAAGTGTCCAGACTTGATGGAGTATTTGCCGAAAATCAGCGTCGCAGGCGACGGACGACCCAGAAGACGATCAGCAGCGCCGCGAGCGCGCCCGCCACCGGCGCCAGCCGCTTGAGCACCGGCTGCCCGGCGATCTCCAGCAGGTCGAGCGCCTCCTCGTCGGGCGAGCGCGAGGTGCGCACCGTGCCGTGCGCGTGGAGCGGCGCCGGCTCGGGAGAGGGCACGGCCGTCAGGTGCCGCTCCTCCTCCTTCGGCAGCTCCCCGGCGGGCCGCTCCTCCGGCTGGTCCTTGACCTGGGCCTGCTCCTTCGGCTCGGACAGCAGCTCGGCGAGGTTGCCGGCGAACCTGTCCAGCAGCCGCGAGCCCACCTCCGCCATCACGCCACGGCCGAACTGCGCGGGCCGCCCCGTCACATGGAGCGTCGTCTCCACGGCCACCGCCGTCGACTCCTCGCGCGGCGTCAGCCGGGCCTTCACCGTGGCCGAAGCCGTGCCGGAGCCGCGGGCCTCCTTGCCCGACGCCTGGATGGTGAGCGTGTAGGAGTCCTTGTCCACGTCCTCGAACCTGGCCGAGCCCCGATAGGTGACGGTGATCGGGCCGACCTTGACCTTCATCCTGCCGGTGAACTCGTCACCCTCGTGGACGTCGAGCGTGGCCCCGGGCAGGCAGGGCGCGATCCGCTCGACGTCGAGCAGCACGGCCCACGCCTGCTCGACCGGAACCGGAACAGTGAACTCGTGCTCGAACCGCATCGCCATCGATCCGCTCCTTCTGCCGATGGTTCCCGACACTACGACGCGGCGGGGGCGCCCCGGAAGAGGCGCCCCCGCCAGGTCCTCCGGACATCCCCGTCAGGGCGTGCCCGTGGCGGCCCGCACCGCCCGATGGGTCAGCACCCTGGCCAGGTGCCTGCGATAGTCCGGCTGCCCGTGGAGGTCGGCGGGCGGATCGGTGTCCGCCGCCGCCTCCTCACAGGCCCGCCGCACCTGGTCACCCAGCTCCGCGCCCTGGAGCGCCGCCTCGGCGGCGCGGGCACGGACCGGCGTCCGGCCCATGTTCGTCAGCCCGATCCTGGCCTCGGTGATCGAGCCGTTCGACCGCCTGACCGCCGCCGCCACGCCGACGATGGCCCACGCCTGCGCCGTACGGTGGAACTTCTCGTAGTGGAAGCCCCAGCCCGGCCCCAGCTTCGGGACCTTGACCCCGGCCAGGATCTCGCCGGCGTCGAGCGCGTTCTCCAGATAGTCGACGAAGAACGTGGCGGCCGGGATCTCCCGCTCGCCCCGCGCTGAGCTCGCCACGAACACGGCGTCGAGCGCCAGCGCCACCGCCGGCAGGTCGCCCGCGGGATCGGCGTGCGCCAGCGAGCCGCCGAACGTGCCCCGGTGCCGGATCGCCGGATCCGCCACGTGGGCGGAGGCCAGCGCCACCAGCGGGCAGCCCTCGTTGACCACCTCGGAGCGCATGACCTCGTCGTGCGTGGTCAGCGCGCCGATGTAGACGTGGTCGCCGCGGTCGTGCACGCCCCGCAGCTCCGCCAGCCGCCCCACGTCCACCAGCTTCGACGGGTACGCCAGCCGCAGCCGCAGCAGCGGCAGCAGCGACTGCCCGCCGGCCAGCACCTTCGCGTCCTCGTCTTCGGCAAGGACCCGCGACGCCTCGGCCAGGGAGTCCGGGCGCACGTACTCGAACTGCGCGGGAATCATCGGCGCGCTCCTTCCAGGGCCCGCCACACCCGCTCCGGCGTGCACGGCATCTCGACGTCGCGCACGCCCGACGGGCGCAGCGCGTCCACGATCGCGTTGACCACGGCCGGGGTCGAGGCGATCGTGCCCGCCTCGCCCACACCCTTGACGCCGAGCGGGTTGCTGGTGGCAGGCGTCTCGGTCCGGTCGAGCTGGAACGTCGGCAGGTCGGCCGCCGACGGCAGCAGGTAGTCGGCCATCGTCGTGGTCAGCAGGTTGCCGTCGGCGTCGTAGACGGCCTCCTCGTACAGGGCCTGGGCGACGCCCTGCGCGATGCCGCCGTGCACCTGGCCCTCCACGATGAGCGGGTTCACCACCTTGCCGACGTCGTCCACCGCCACGTACGAGCGGATCCGCACCATGCCCGTCTCGGTGTCCACCTCCACCGCGCACAGGTGGGTGCCGTGCGGGAAGGAGTAGTTGTCCGGGTCGAACGTGGCGTCCGCGTCCAGCCGCGCCTCCACGCCCTCCGGCAGGTCGTGGGCCGTGAACGCGGCGTACGCGAGCTCCTGGATGGTCCGCTGCGCGTCCGTGCCCCGCACCTTGAACGCGCCCCCGGCGAACTCCAGGTCGTCGGGCGAGCACTCCAGCAGGTGCGCGGCCAGCGCACGAGCCTTGTCCTTCACCTTGTCGCACGCCCTCAGCACGGCGATGCCGCCCACCACGAGCGAACGCGAGCCGTAGGTGTCCATGCCCTTGTGGGAGATCGCCGTGTCGCCGTGCAGCACCGTGACGTCCTCGAACGGCACGCCGAGCGAGTCGGCCACGATCTGGCTCCACGACGTCACGTGGCCCTGCCCGTGCGGGCTCGTGCCGGTGATCACCTCCACCTTGCCCGTCGGCAGCATCCGGATCGAGCCGTGCTCCCAGCCGCCCGCGCCGTAGTTCGACTCGCCGAGCAGCCGGGACGGCGCCAGCCCGCACATCTCGGTGTAGGTGCTGACGCCGATGCCGAGCTGCACGGGGTCGCCCCGGTCCCGCCGGTCGGCCTGTTCGGCGCGCAGCTTGTCGTAGCCGAACATCGACAGCGCCTTGTCCGTCGCCGCCTCGTAGTTGCCGGAGTCGTAGGTGAGCCCCGCGATCGTGGTGTACGGGAACTCCTCGTGCCTGATCCAGTTGCGCCGGCGCACCTCCAGCGGGTCCACGCCCAGCTCTGCGGCGAGCTCGTCCATCATCCGCTCGATGCCGAACGTCGCCTCAGGCCGGCCCGCGCCCCGGTAGGCGTCCGTCGGCATCTTGGTGGTGAACACGCCCGTGCAGGCGAACTCGTACGCGTCCATCTTGTAGATGGCGTTGAACATGGCCGCGCCCAGCATCGGCACACCCGGCGTGACCAGCATCAGGTACGCGCCCATGTCGGCCAGCAGATCCACCCGGAGCCCGCGCAGCCGCCCGTCGGCGTCGGCGGCCAGCCGCAGCCGCTGGAGCTGGTCCCGGCCGTGGTGCACGGTCAGGTTGCCCTCGGAGCGGCTCTCGGTCCACTTGACCGCCTTGCCGAGCCTGCGGGCCAGCAGCAGGCAGAGCACCTCCTCCGCCGTCACCTGCAGCTTCGAGCCGAAACCGCCGCCCACGTCGGGCGCGACCACCCGCAGCCGGTGCTCGGGGATGCCGGTCACCACCGCCAGCATCACCCGCAGGACGTGCGGGATCTGCGTGGAGGTCCAGACGGTGAACGTGTCGCCGTCGGTGTCGGCGAGGACCGCCCGCGGCTCCATCGCGCTCGGGATGAGCCGCTGCTGGCGGAAGGTGCGCTCGATGACGACCGGCGCGTCACGGAAGGCCGCCTCGACGTCACCCGAGACGATCTTCGTGCTGAACGCCTTGTTGCCCGCCTCGTGCACCTTCGGGCTGCCGTCGGTCAGCGCCTCCTCCATGTCGATCACCGCGGGCAGCGGCTCGTAGTCGACCTCGATGGCCTCCAGCGCGTCGGCCGCCTTGTACCGGTCGGTGGCGATCACGCAGGCCACCGCCTCGCCGACGTAGCGGACCTCCGAGACCGCCATCGGCGGATGGTCGGGGATGACGATGTCCTCGCTCACCGGCCACGCGCACGGCAGGCTGCCCTGCTCGCCGGCGAAGTCCTCGCCGCTGAAGGCCGCCACCACCCCGGGCAGCCCGCGTGCCCCGGACACGTCCACCCGGGTGATCCTCGCGTGCGCCATCGGGCTGCGCAGGAACACCACGTGCAGCAGGCCAGGCCGGGTCAGGTTGTCCGTCCACCGGGTACGCCCCGTCAGCAGCCGCGCGTCCTCCTTGCGCCGCCGCGGCCGGCCCAGCTCCGGCGTGGCCGCCGGCTCGTTGATCTGGTCGCTCTGCGCTATCTGCTCGGCCACCGCGCCGGTGTCCAGCTCGCTCACGGCGTGCTCACCGCCTGACCCATCTCCTGGGCGCCCCTGCGCACCGCGCGGACGATGTTGCAGTAGCCGGTGCAGCGGCACAGGTTGCCCTCAAGCCCCTGCCTGATGGC is part of the Nonomuraea coxensis DSM 45129 genome and encodes:
- a CDS encoding bifunctional glycosyltransferase/CDP-glycerol:glycerophosphate glycerophosphotransferase, whose translation is MPDCSVVVITYNDAARLPRAVRSVLRQSLRDLEVIIADDASTDGTREVAASLVAEDPRVRYVRRKVNSGHCGAPRNDGADAAAAPYVMFLDSDDELPRHACKSLLAEIERTGAEFVSGQISRLYEAGGQVKPYYPSLFARRRVLTGIREDPELFLDSFSTNKLYDLAWLRERGLRFPEDVDYEDHVFAADLYAVARRFAVVPWTVYLWHRARDATSISLSVDDLDNVRHRVLAARLSDDRLRAHGAADLVPHRQRRFVRQDLRVYLNPLPSRDLVWVKEFAAIVRPYLAQVPAEVLEEAGPLQRVCCRLILDDRIEDLRVAAGSLTGPRAAPRAAVRLDGRTYWGTTVSPGMDITPLRLAELPFAAARLRHEVSELVREGDGVRMTVRSFDPFGALPVDWTAFLQVGRERVPIRPEPSGEGGYVSEVAFTPAGTCEPRIGFTRTSDGHTTTDRIIVDPRLRPIELPGGRVQAEGQAAYLCVRAPRTARSRGRRLRERLWRRFVREVGTPRNKLRAYKVLVRVVRPRPDLALFESDVGKGCCGSPRALYEELRRRDLPIEVVWSLAKGRGGAPDGARRVRRGSWRHLWTMARAGIWVDSHGFPLDYPKPRGTRYLQTWHGQGIKSIGFDAPDLRSDFDRPRAQWRAAVARWDALVSPSAEFSRIFVPSNGYTGTVYRYGTPRCDALVRGEPTGDVRGLLDLPPGRRVLLYAPTYRDRAVGSGRSVRADLELLAEELAGEWVVVLRTHPVERYETPEHLRHFVRFAGRYPEVNDLMLASDALLTDYSSLMCDYAITGRPMVFYIDDWDEYRLSERGVYHDLPAIAPGPCVTTTEELVDVLRRLDEEHAAHAARYAAFRELWCADERGDAAARIVDDFFGPGPGARR
- a CDS encoding SRPBCC family protein gives rise to the protein MAMRFEHEFTVPVPVEQAWAVLLDVERIAPCLPGATLDVHEGDEFTGRMKVKVGPITVTYRGSARFEDVDKDSYTLTIQASGKEARGSGTASATVKARLTPREESTAVAVETTLHVTGRPAQFGRGVMAEVGSRLLDRFAGNLAELLSEPKEQAQVKDQPEERPAGELPKEEERHLTAVPSPEPAPLHAHGTVRTSRSPDEEALDLLEIAGQPVLKRLAPVAGALAALLIVFWVVRRLRR
- a CDS encoding FAD binding domain-containing protein, with amino-acid sequence MIPAQFEYVRPDSLAEASRVLAEDEDAKVLAGGQSLLPLLRLRLAYPSKLVDVGRLAELRGVHDRGDHVYIGALTTHDEVMRSEVVNEGCPLVALASAHVADPAIRHRGTFGGSLAHADPAGDLPAVALALDAVFVASSARGEREIPAATFFVDYLENALDAGEILAGVKVPKLGPGWGFHYEKFHRTAQAWAIVGVAAAVRRSNGSITEARIGLTNMGRTPVRARAAEAALQGAELGDQVRRACEEAAADTDPPADLHGQPDYRRHLARVLTHRAVRAATGTP
- a CDS encoding xanthine dehydrogenase family protein molybdopterin-binding subunit, with product MAEQIAQSDQINEPAATPELGRPRRRKEDARLLTGRTRWTDNLTRPGLLHVVFLRSPMAHARITRVDVSGARGLPGVVAAFSGEDFAGEQGSLPCAWPVSEDIVIPDHPPMAVSEVRYVGEAVACVIATDRYKAADALEAIEVDYEPLPAVIDMEEALTDGSPKVHEAGNKAFSTKIVSGDVEAAFRDAPVVIERTFRQQRLIPSAMEPRAVLADTDGDTFTVWTSTQIPHVLRVMLAVVTGIPEHRLRVVAPDVGGGFGSKLQVTAEEVLCLLLARRLGKAVKWTESRSEGNLTVHHGRDQLQRLRLAADADGRLRGLRVDLLADMGAYLMLVTPGVPMLGAAMFNAIYKMDAYEFACTGVFTTKMPTDAYRGAGRPEATFGIERMMDELAAELGVDPLEVRRRNWIRHEEFPYTTIAGLTYDSGNYEAATDKALSMFGYDKLRAEQADRRDRGDPVQLGIGVSTYTEMCGLAPSRLLGESNYGAGGWEHGSIRMLPTGKVEVITGTSPHGQGHVTSWSQIVADSLGVPFEDVTVLHGDTAISHKGMDTYGSRSLVVGGIAVLRACDKVKDKARALAAHLLECSPDDLEFAGGAFKVRGTDAQRTIQELAYAAFTAHDLPEGVEARLDADATFDPDNYSFPHGTHLCAVEVDTETGMVRIRSYVAVDDVGKVVNPLIVEGQVHGGIAQGVAQALYEEAVYDADGNLLTTTMADYLLPSAADLPTFQLDRTETPATSNPLGVKGVGEAGTIASTPAVVNAIVDALRPSGVRDVEMPCTPERVWRALEGARR